From the Desulfitibacter alkalitolerans DSM 16504 genome, one window contains:
- a CDS encoding GntR family transcriptional regulator, translating to MEYTGGGDQNSLRGMVFNRLLDDILDGTYSPGETLVESKLAEKLGVSRTPIREAIKQLELEGLVTPLPNRRVVVQGITEKDIDDIYIIRKRLEGLAARWAVVNITEEEFEELKKTLELMEFYTQRGALDQVQELDARFHSIIFQASKSKPLRFVLANFHQFLRKARGDSLMVPGRLTKALQEHRAILDAIIASDPDAAEEAMKKHVLGARDNLVSHRKVVEK from the coding sequence ATGGAATATACTGGCGGGGGAGACCAGAACTCACTGCGCGGTATGGTGTTTAATCGATTGCTGGATGACATTTTAGACGGGACTTATAGTCCAGGAGAGACCCTTGTTGAATCCAAGCTGGCGGAGAAACTGGGCGTCAGCAGGACACCAATAAGAGAAGCTATCAAACAGCTTGAATTAGAGGGTTTAGTTACCCCGCTGCCAAATAGAAGGGTTGTCGTACAGGGCATTACAGAAAAGGATATTGATGATATTTATATTATTCGTAAAAGACTTGAAGGATTAGCAGCTCGTTGGGCAGTTGTAAATATCACAGAAGAGGAGTTTGAAGAGCTTAAAAAGACATTGGAGCTTATGGAGTTTTATACACAAAGAGGTGCATTGGATCAAGTTCAGGAATTAGATGCCCGCTTTCACAGCATTATTTTCCAGGCATCCAAGAGCAAGCCCCTGAGGTTTGTTTTAGCTAATTTTCATCAGTTTCTCAGAAAAGCTAGAGGAGATTCATTAATGGTCCCTGGAAGACTGACAAAAGCCCTCCAGGAGCACAGGGCTATACTAGACGCCATTATAGCAAGTGATCCTGATGCTGCTGAAGAAGCCATGAAAAAACACGTTTTAGGTGCAAGAGACAACCTGGTATCACATAGAAAAGTAGTTGAAAAATAA
- a CDS encoding isocitrate/isopropylmalate dehydrogenase family protein — protein sequence MQKVTIIPGDGIGPEVMEATLRILAAAGSPLEWEKVEAGEKVIEREGTPLPAAVLDSIKRNKVALKGPITTPVGKGFKSVNVTLRKELNLYANLRPVKNLPNVRTRFENVDLVVVRENTEDLYVGIERQVEEGRAEAIKIISADASKRIAHFAFEYAKMYNRRKVTAVHKANILKLTDGLFLECCKEAAQDYPQIKFEEKIVDNMCMQLVQFPESFDILVMPNLYGDILSDLAAGLVGGLGLVPGANIGDDAAVFEAVHGSAPDIAGMNKANPIALLLSACMMLDYLKYQDISQRIRTAVDQVLLEGQFITCDLGGSSSTNEITEAIMAKL from the coding sequence ATGCAAAAAGTTACTATTATACCAGGGGACGGTATAGGGCCAGAGGTAATGGAGGCTACATTAAGGATATTGGCAGCTGCAGGCTCCCCCCTGGAATGGGAGAAAGTAGAGGCAGGAGAAAAAGTAATTGAAAGGGAAGGAACCCCCTTGCCAGCTGCAGTACTGGATTCCATTAAAAGAAATAAGGTTGCTTTAAAGGGCCCTATTACCACACCTGTAGGAAAGGGCTTTAAAAGTGTAAATGTAACGTTACGAAAAGAACTAAACCTTTATGCAAACCTAAGACCGGTCAAAAATTTACCTAATGTAAGGACCAGATTTGAAAATGTTGATCTTGTTGTTGTCAGAGAAAATACTGAAGACCTTTACGTAGGAATAGAGAGACAGGTTGAAGAGGGTAGGGCAGAAGCAATAAAAATTATTTCTGCTGATGCCTCTAAAAGAATAGCACACTTTGCATTTGAATATGCTAAAATGTATAATAGAAGGAAAGTAACTGCTGTGCATAAAGCCAATATTTTAAAGCTGACAGACGGGTTATTTCTAGAGTGCTGCAAGGAAGCCGCTCAGGATTATCCTCAAATAAAATTTGAAGAAAAAATAGTTGACAATATGTGCATGCAGTTGGTACAATTTCCAGAAAGCTTTGATATTCTCGTGATGCCTAACTTATATGGCGATATACTATCTGATTTAGCAGCTGGGCTAGTTGGAGGATTAGGACTAGTACCTGGAGCCAATATTGGTGACGATGCTGCTGTATTTGAAGCCGTACACGGAAGTGCTCCTGATATAGCCGGAATGAATAAGGCTAATCCTATAGCCCTTCTACTTTCAGCCTGCATGATGTTGGACTATTTAAAATATCAAGATATAAGTCAAAGAATTAGAACTGCTGTAGATCAGGTTTTATTGGAGGGACAGTTTATTACATGTGATCTTGGCGGCAGCAGTTCAACAAATGAGATTACCGAAGCAATTATGGCAAAACTATAA
- a CDS encoding aconitate hydratase produces MALNIVEKIVKSHLVEGNNINTGTEIGLRIDQTLTQDSTGTMAYLQLEAMEISRVKTKRSVAYIDHNTLQTGFENADDHKYIETVAAKHGVYFSKPGNGICHQVNLERFAVPGETLLGSDSHTPTAGGMGMLAMGAGGLDVAVAMAGGPYYLTMPKVVKVELTGRLKPWISAKDVILHLLKELGVKGGVGKIFEYAGEGVKNLSVPERATITNMGAELGATTSIFPSDEETLRFLKAQGREGEWVSLQADENASYHEVININLSELEPLVAQPHSPDAVVPLTNIKNLKVDQVAIGSCTNSSYTDLMRVAAILKGKKVHPEVSLVISPGSKQVLQMMADNGALGDLISAGARILECTCGPCIGMGQAPANNAVSIRTFNRNFEGRSGTKTAKVYLASPETAAAAAITGYLTDPRTLGEMVNIDYPERFTIDDSMIIKPPEDPSTVEVVRGPNIKPVPKAKPLGKNINGKVLLIVGDNITTDHIMPSNAKLLPFRSNIPKLAEYCFAPVDEDFPRRAMENKGGFIIGGDNYGQGSSREHAALAPLYLGIKGVIAKSFARIHKANLINFGILPLTFERPEDMEDISINDVLYAQDVQSLVMNGKGILVNETKGFNISVILDITPRQKEILLAGGLLNFTTRSN; encoded by the coding sequence ATGGCGTTAAACATTGTTGAAAAGATTGTTAAATCACATTTAGTTGAGGGTAATAATATTAATACAGGAACAGAAATTGGCCTCAGAATAGATCAAACCTTGACTCAGGATTCAACAGGAACCATGGCTTATTTACAGCTGGAGGCCATGGAGATTTCCAGGGTAAAAACCAAAAGATCTGTTGCATATATTGACCATAATACTTTACAAACAGGCTTTGAAAATGCAGATGATCACAAATACATTGAAACAGTGGCAGCCAAGCACGGGGTGTATTTTTCCAAACCTGGAAATGGCATTTGCCATCAGGTAAATTTAGAAAGATTTGCCGTTCCTGGGGAAACCCTGCTGGGTTCTGACAGCCACACTCCTACTGCTGGCGGCATGGGTATGCTTGCCATGGGTGCTGGGGGATTAGATGTTGCAGTAGCCATGGCTGGAGGCCCATATTACTTGACCATGCCCAAGGTGGTAAAAGTTGAATTGACAGGAAGGCTTAAGCCCTGGATTTCAGCCAAGGACGTTATCCTTCATCTCCTTAAGGAGCTTGGAGTAAAGGGAGGGGTAGGAAAGATTTTTGAATACGCAGGAGAAGGTGTTAAAAATCTTTCAGTTCCAGAAAGGGCTACCATTACAAATATGGGCGCAGAGTTGGGTGCTACTACTTCTATTTTTCCCAGCGATGAAGAGACCTTAAGGTTTCTTAAAGCCCAGGGAAGAGAAGGGGAATGGGTTTCCCTCCAGGCAGATGAAAATGCAAGCTACCATGAAGTTATAAATATTAATCTCTCTGAGCTAGAGCCTTTAGTTGCCCAGCCGCACAGTCCAGACGCTGTAGTTCCTTTAACAAATATAAAAAACCTCAAGGTAGATCAGGTTGCCATAGGAAGCTGTACCAACTCTTCATATACAGATTTAATGAGGGTTGCTGCAATCCTTAAGGGCAAAAAAGTGCATCCAGAGGTTAGTTTAGTTATTTCTCCTGGTTCCAAACAGGTTTTGCAAATGATGGCTGATAATGGAGCATTAGGAGACCTTATTAGTGCAGGTGCCAGGATACTAGAGTGCACCTGTGGACCATGCATTGGAATGGGGCAGGCACCTGCAAATAATGCTGTTTCAATAAGAACCTTTAATAGAAATTTTGAAGGCAGAAGTGGAACAAAAACTGCCAAAGTTTATCTAGCTAGCCCAGAGACGGCAGCTGCTGCAGCAATTACAGGTTACTTAACTGATCCAAGAACCCTGGGAGAAATGGTAAATATAGATTACCCAGAAAGATTCACCATAGATGACAGTATGATAATCAAGCCACCAGAAGACCCATCAACTGTGGAAGTGGTAAGGGGGCCTAATATCAAGCCTGTGCCAAAGGCTAAACCTCTAGGAAAAAATATAAACGGCAAGGTCCTGCTTATAGTAGGCGACAATATTACCACAGACCATATTATGCCTTCTAATGCAAAGCTTCTCCCCTTTAGATCAAATATTCCAAAGTTAGCTGAGTACTGCTTTGCCCCTGTTGATGAGGATTTTCCCAGGAGGGCAATGGAAAACAAGGGTGGTTTTATTATAGGCGGTGACAACTATGGTCAGGGATCAAGCAGAGAGCACGCTGCACTAGCTCCTTTATACCTTGGGATAAAGGGAGTCATAGCAAAATCCTTTGCAAGAATACACAAGGCCAATTTAATTAACTTTGGCATTTTACCTTTAACCTTTGAGAGACCAGAAGACATGGAAGATATAAGCATAAATGATGTTTTGTATGCCCAGGACGTCCAATCCTTGGTAATGAATGGAAAAGGCATACTAGTGAATGAAACCAAAGGGTTTAATATTTCTGTAATACTGGATATTACACCTAGACAGAAGGAGATTTTGCTGGCAGGTGGACTGTTGAATTTTACTACCAGGAGTAACTAG
- a CDS encoding HAD family hydrolase: MLKEKKAIIFDLDNTLIVEEEATRKAFYAACENISELKQVDLLALFQSLLLHGKKLWTDYELFDYCDDIQISFTEALCAEFQGEDPRLAALHEWGPVYRREAWLNALKDLGINNFALAVKLGERYKKERKERFYTFPGVEKTLEELKKNYKLAMITNGAPDLQREKVFKANLDRYFEVIVVSGEVGVGKPKPKIFMEALTKLGVSPQEAVMIGDSMARDIAGANGVGITSVWINHEGSIRMQGVKPDCEIRRISELLGLFKERCC, from the coding sequence GTGCTTAAAGAAAAGAAGGCCATTATTTTTGATTTAGACAACACTTTAATAGTAGAGGAAGAGGCAACAAGGAAAGCATTTTATGCTGCATGTGAAAATATATCTGAACTGAAGCAGGTGGATTTGCTGGCTCTATTTCAGTCGCTTTTACTTCATGGAAAGAAACTATGGACAGACTATGAATTATTTGATTACTGTGACGATATACAAATAAGCTTTACGGAAGCCCTGTGTGCGGAATTTCAGGGGGAGGATCCAAGGCTTGCTGCTTTACATGAGTGGGGCCCGGTATATAGAAGAGAAGCCTGGTTAAATGCTTTGAAAGACCTTGGCATTAATAATTTTGCCCTGGCAGTTAAACTAGGTGAAAGGTACAAAAAAGAAAGGAAGGAAAGGTTTTATACCTTTCCGGGGGTGGAAAAAACCCTGGAGGAGTTAAAAAAGAATTATAAATTAGCCATGATAACCAATGGAGCCCCTGACCTGCAAAGAGAAAAGGTTTTTAAAGCCAATCTAGATAGGTATTTTGAGGTTATTGTGGTATCTGGAGAGGTTGGGGTTGGCAAGCCCAAACCAAAAATCTTCATGGAGGCCCTAACAAAGCTAGGGGTATCTCCACAGGAAGCAGTTATGATAGGTGATAGTATGGCAAGAGATATAGCTGGAGCCAATGGCGTGGGCATAACCTCCGTATGGATAAATCATGAGGGCAGTATCCGGATGCAAGGGGTTAAACCAGACTGTGAAATACGTAGAATAAGTGAGCTGTTAGGCTTATTTAAGGAAAGATGTTGCTGA
- a CDS encoding PhzF family phenazine biosynthesis protein: MKIYQVDAFTQEPFKGNPAAVCILNEIMDEEWMQAVAQEMNLSETAFLYPEKDGYNLRWFTPAAEVDLCGHATLASAHALWENGYLNLDQQARFYTKSGLLTALIKGEWIELNFPAEPEKETDPPEEIVKAIGAKPIYIGRNRLDYLFEYESEDIIRGLAPDFSSLGRILGYRGVIVTSKSKLESYDFVSRYFAPGVGINEDPVTGSAHCCLGPFWKQKLDKNPLTGLQVSRRTGVVKVSVEGERVLLMGRAVTVLKGELTA; the protein is encoded by the coding sequence ATGAAAATATATCAGGTAGATGCTTTTACCCAAGAGCCTTTTAAAGGAAATCCTGCTGCTGTATGCATTTTAAATGAAATAATGGATGAAGAATGGATGCAGGCAGTTGCCCAGGAGATGAATCTATCAGAAACTGCTTTTTTATATCCAGAAAAAGACGGATATAATTTGCGCTGGTTTACCCCTGCAGCAGAAGTTGATTTATGCGGCCATGCCACCCTGGCTAGTGCCCATGCCTTGTGGGAAAATGGATACTTAAATTTAGACCAGCAGGCCAGGTTTTATACCAAAAGTGGTCTTTTGACTGCCTTAATAAAGGGGGAATGGATAGAGCTTAACTTTCCTGCTGAACCTGAGAAGGAAACAGACCCCCCTGAGGAGATTGTGAAAGCAATTGGAGCTAAGCCCATATATATAGGCAGAAACCGCTTGGACTACCTGTTTGAATATGAGTCAGAGGATATTATTCGGGGTTTAGCACCAGATTTTAGTTCACTTGGTAGGATACTAGGATATAGAGGTGTTATTGTTACAAGCAAGTCAAAGCTTGAAAGTTATGATTTTGTGTCAAGGTATTTTGCGCCAGGTGTAGGAATTAATGAAGATCCTGTTACTGGTTCTGCCCACTGCTGTCTCGGGCCTTTTTGGAAGCAAAAGCTTGACAAAAATCCATTAACAGGGCTGCAGGTTTCCAGGAGAACTGGCGTTGTTAAGGTTAGTGTAGAAGGTGAGAGAGTACTATTAATGGGCAGGGCTGTAACAGTGCTTAAAGGAGAGCTGACCGCGTAG
- a CDS encoding nitroreductase family protein — protein MILPVQKWYKAIFTRKSRRNFLSDNISHDSLAQLEKVCAALSSSISGVQAVVVSQNPHEVFKGIVGSYGKITGAPAYVAFVGNMNDPNVQEKVGYLGEGVILEATALNLATCWVGGFFKPEAVANQIYLESNERVLAVSPIGYVKQEYSIQEKLMSSMVSSKKRKDLSNLLLEQASYSLEGWKKTALEAARLAPSAVNRQPWRFSVGDSYIKVSIDTPRDTRGISRRLDCGIAMLHLELGAMYAGVKGSWEYLTDPDVAIYKKNS, from the coding sequence TTGATATTACCTGTCCAAAAATGGTATAAGGCGATATTTACAAGAAAATCCAGAAGAAATTTTTTAAGTGATAATATCTCCCATGATTCCCTGGCTCAATTAGAAAAGGTTTGTGCAGCTTTAAGCAGCAGTATTTCAGGAGTACAAGCTGTTGTTGTAAGTCAAAACCCTCATGAGGTGTTTAAGGGTATTGTAGGCTCTTATGGAAAGATTACTGGTGCACCTGCCTATGTTGCTTTTGTGGGTAATATGAATGACCCAAATGTACAGGAAAAGGTGGGTTACCTTGGGGAAGGAGTAATTCTAGAAGCAACTGCCTTGAATTTAGCAACATGTTGGGTGGGAGGTTTTTTTAAACCAGAGGCAGTAGCTAATCAGATTTATTTAGAGAGTAACGAAAGGGTGTTGGCTGTTTCACCAATTGGCTATGTAAAGCAAGAATACTCTATCCAGGAGAAATTAATGTCCAGCATGGTTTCAAGCAAAAAAAGAAAGGATTTAAGCAACCTATTACTAGAACAAGCATCTTATAGCCTAGAAGGTTGGAAAAAGACGGCTTTAGAGGCTGCCAGGTTAGCTCCATCTGCAGTAAACAGGCAGCCCTGGAGATTCTCTGTAGGGGATAGCTATATAAAGGTGTCTATAGATACACCCAGGGATACCAGGGGTATTTCAAGGAGGCTTGATTGTGGGATTGCCATGCTTCACTTGGAATTAGGAGCAATGTATGCTGGTGTAAAGGGCAGCTGGGAGTATCTAACAGATCCTGACGTGGCAATATATAAAAAGAACTCCTAG
- the hisS gene encoding histidine--tRNA ligase codes for MSNSIVKPSILPGFMELLPGDQILFNKMLDKIRANFEKYGYIPIDTPVIEKSEILLAKGGGETEKQIYRFMKGDTDLSLRFDLTVPLARYVAQYFSSLTFPFRRYHIGKVYRGERNQKGRFREFYQCDIDIVGNGRLSIFNDAEIPSVIYSTFKDLGFDSFTIRINNRKVLNGYFDELAIKDKAEVLRIIDKLEKIGQDSVIKELKDLGLSEASIQRLLEFIRIRGSNSQIIEALRTLNISNNIFKEGLEELAQVVRYIKAFNVPEKNYAIDLRIARGLDYYTGTVYETILNDYPEIGSVCSGGRYDNLAEYYTTQKLPGVGISIGLTRLFYQLREANIIQPEAATLSKVLVIPINEDFEYCIKAANELRDNGIISEVYVEDTKTAKKLNYANKLGIPYVILIGSDEVKSNLLTFKDMKSGEQDTLTISEIIAKIK; via the coding sequence ATGAGTAACTCTATAGTTAAGCCATCAATATTGCCAGGCTTCATGGAGCTTTTGCCAGGAGATCAAATCCTATTCAATAAAATGCTGGATAAAATTAGAGCTAATTTTGAGAAGTATGGCTATATTCCCATTGACACACCTGTAATAGAAAAGTCCGAAATTCTTTTGGCCAAGGGTGGGGGAGAAACAGAAAAACAAATCTATCGTTTCATGAAGGGGGATACGGACCTTTCATTAAGATTTGACCTTACGGTTCCCCTGGCACGCTATGTGGCCCAGTATTTTTCTTCCTTGACCTTTCCCTTTCGCAGATACCATATTGGCAAGGTGTACAGAGGTGAAAGAAACCAGAAGGGGAGATTTCGAGAATTCTATCAGTGCGATATAGATATTGTTGGTAATGGCAGACTGAGTATTTTCAACGATGCGGAAATACCAAGTGTAATTTATTCAACCTTTAAAGATCTTGGTTTTGATTCCTTTACAATTAGGATCAACAACAGGAAGGTTCTTAATGGTTATTTTGATGAACTTGCCATTAAGGATAAAGCAGAAGTTTTAAGAATAATAGATAAGCTGGAAAAAATTGGACAAGATTCAGTAATTAAAGAGCTTAAAGACCTTGGATTAAGTGAGGCTTCCATTCAACGGCTTCTAGAGTTTATTAGAATCAGGGGAAGCAACTCACAGATTATTGAGGCTTTAAGAACTTTAAACATTTCCAATAACATATTTAAAGAAGGATTGGAAGAGCTTGCTCAGGTTGTCCGGTACATAAAAGCATTTAATGTGCCTGAAAAAAACTATGCAATTGACTTGAGAATAGCGCGTGGGCTGGATTACTATACTGGCACAGTATATGAAACCATACTAAATGACTACCCAGAAATAGGAAGCGTCTGCTCAGGGGGCAGGTATGACAATCTTGCTGAATACTATACAACCCAAAAGCTCCCTGGTGTTGGCATATCCATTGGGTTAACGAGGCTTTTTTATCAGTTAAGAGAAGCCAACATAATCCAGCCTGAGGCCGCAACCCTATCAAAGGTTTTGGTTATCCCAATTAATGAGGATTTTGAATACTGCATCAAGGCAGCTAATGAATTGAGAGATAACGGCATTATTTCAGAAGTATATGTTGAAGACACCAAAACTGCCAAGAAGCTAAACTATGCCAACAAGCTTGGTATACCTTATGTAATTCTTATAGGTAGTGATGAAGTTAAAAGTAATCTGCTGACATTTAAAGACATGAAGAGTGGGGAACAGGATACCCTTACTATTTCAGAAATAATTGCCAAGATTAAATAA
- a CDS encoding 4Fe-4S binding protein, translated as MQRAENIITKAVDFILNNPMNYIEELDKLQIFEGPLFGFANPRDELFEKLKEEDIIGLHHIEPEQWLPGARTVISYFLPFSHGVRKSNRVSRELPSTEWLYGRIEGQALNNALASYLVRELETMGGKAIYPALDPRFTVLNKRSSWSERHVAFIAGLGTFNLGKSFITEMGCAGRLGSVVTTVEYPYTQRQYKDIYEYCNFCGACIKRCPALAISKDGKDHDLCSKYIDEIILPRYKPRYGCGKCQTGVPCENLIPKKID; from the coding sequence ATGCAAAGGGCAGAAAATATCATTACAAAGGCCGTTGATTTTATCCTTAATAATCCTATGAACTATATAGAAGAATTAGACAAACTGCAGATATTTGAGGGACCACTATTTGGCTTTGCCAATCCCAGGGATGAGCTTTTTGAGAAATTAAAGGAAGAAGACATTATTGGTCTGCATCATATTGAACCTGAGCAGTGGCTGCCAGGAGCTCGGACAGTAATATCATACTTTCTTCCCTTTAGCCATGGTGTTAGAAAATCCAACAGGGTCTCAAGGGAACTCCCATCCACTGAGTGGCTCTATGGAAGGATTGAGGGCCAGGCACTAAACAATGCTCTGGCCAGCTATTTAGTAAGAGAATTGGAAACCATGGGTGGCAAAGCCATATACCCGGCTTTGGATCCACGCTTTACCGTATTAAATAAAAGAAGCAGCTGGTCAGAAAGGCATGTTGCATTCATTGCAGGGTTAGGAACCTTTAATCTCGGCAAATCCTTTATAACGGAAATGGGCTGTGCCGGAAGGTTAGGCAGTGTTGTTACAACTGTTGAATATCCATATACTCAAAGACAGTATAAGGATATATACGAGTACTGCAATTTTTGTGGTGCCTGCATAAAAAGGTGTCCGGCTTTGGCAATTTCAAAGGACGGCAAAGACCACGATTTATGTTCAAAATATATAGATGAAATTATACTGCCTCGCTATAAACCTAGATATGGGTGTGGCAAATGTCAGACAGGCGTGCCCTGTGAAAATCTAATTCCCAAAAAAATAGATTAA
- a CDS encoding DUF3221 domain-containing protein yields MKNKIVALVILVILPLIVISCSSKPEKDPDITGIIYSITEQSILVVEGIVDLNTSYDEWFEQGKLAISFTVNDKTIIKQGKQKLTFDDLEEGQMVKVWSTGPLAESYPMQGTAREIFILD; encoded by the coding sequence ATGAAAAACAAGATTGTTGCCTTGGTTATATTAGTAATTCTACCTTTAATAGTTATTTCCTGTTCTTCAAAACCAGAAAAGGACCCTGACATTACAGGTATAATTTACTCAATAACTGAACAATCAATTTTAGTGGTGGAGGGTATTGTTGATTTGAATACCAGCTATGATGAATGGTTTGAGCAGGGCAAGCTGGCAATTAGTTTTACCGTCAATGATAAAACTATAATCAAGCAGGGGAAACAAAAATTAACCTTTGATGATCTGGAAGAGGGGCAAATGGTCAAGGTATGGTCTACCGGTCCACTGGCAGAGTCATACCCAATGCAGGGCACTGCAAGGGAAATCTTTATACTTGACTGA
- a CDS encoding CC/Se motif family (seleno)protein translates to MKIIIEEKAMDYIKKLGGKITINCMRIGKGUHGGMRMPTVEVGEPQKSKDNYKIINVEEVIVYISPSLVPVKDEISILLKGFWFMKDLVVIGFKCE, encoded by the coding sequence GTGAAAATAATTATTGAAGAAAAAGCAATGGATTATATCAAGAAACTAGGAGGCAAAATTACCATTAACTGCATGAGAATCGGCAAGGGATGACATGGCGGCATGAGAATGCCTACCGTGGAAGTAGGTGAACCCCAAAAAAGTAAAGACAACTATAAGATAATAAATGTTGAGGAAGTTATAGTATACATTTCTCCCTCACTGGTACCTGTAAAAGATGAGATCAGCATTTTATTAAAAGGCTTTTGGTTTATGAAAGATCTTGTTGTCATCGGTTTTAAGTGTGAATAA
- a CDS encoding carbon starvation CstA family protein, whose translation MSALVLIFIGIVCFLIAYIAYGAWLAKQWGIDPTRKTPACSKYDGVDYCPAKAPVLLGHHFSSIAGAGPIVGPITASIFGWVPVALWVIIGSIFVGGVHDFGSLLASVRHGGKSIGEVIEVNIGKTGKKLFALFAWLTLILVVAAFLNITANTFVSVPSAGTASILFIFLAMLFGFGLNTKKFGLGLGSVIGIALLLLCIYIGQIFPLSLPFTTWAYILIFYIFVASVMPVWLLLQPRDYLNSFLLYAILAGAVIGIIILNPTLELAPYKGFYVNNMYLFPMLFVIVACGAISGFHSLVGSGTTSKQLESEKDARLIGYGSMMIEGVLALVALITAAYIIGPRLTELLQGGPINVFADGIGYFLTSLGISHAVGKQFGALALSAFALTTLDTATRLGRFIFQEFFMEAGKEESVMTNRFVATGITVALGGTLAFYGWNIIWPMFGSSNQLLAALALITVAVWLKKSGKNYIMLVVPTIFMFAATLTAIFFLVRSNFASGNYILVVLGIALFVLALVLIKHAVTSLSSKPPTDANLKA comes from the coding sequence GTGAGCGCATTAGTGCTGATTTTCATTGGTATTGTCTGCTTCTTGATAGCTTACATTGCTTATGGTGCATGGCTAGCTAAACAATGGGGAATTGACCCCACTAGAAAAACTCCTGCCTGCTCCAAATATGACGGTGTAGACTACTGTCCCGCAAAAGCTCCTGTGCTTTTGGGACACCACTTTTCATCCATAGCCGGAGCAGGGCCTATAGTTGGACCAATAACGGCCAGTATTTTTGGTTGGGTCCCTGTAGCCTTGTGGGTCATCATAGGATCTATCTTTGTTGGAGGAGTGCATGACTTCGGCTCCCTTTTAGCATCAGTTAGACACGGGGGAAAATCAATAGGTGAAGTAATTGAGGTTAACATAGGAAAAACAGGGAAGAAGCTCTTTGCCCTGTTTGCCTGGCTAACCCTTATCCTGGTTGTGGCTGCATTCCTTAATATTACAGCCAACACCTTTGTATCAGTTCCCTCAGCAGGAACAGCCTCTATACTGTTTATCTTTTTAGCAATGCTGTTTGGCTTTGGTTTAAACACCAAAAAATTTGGTCTGGGGCTGGGAAGTGTTATTGGCATAGCCTTGCTTTTACTATGTATCTATATAGGCCAGATCTTCCCTCTGAGCCTGCCATTTACTACCTGGGCTTACATCTTAATATTTTATATTTTTGTTGCATCGGTAATGCCTGTATGGCTGCTGCTGCAGCCCAGAGATTATTTGAACTCCTTCCTGCTTTACGCTATATTAGCTGGAGCTGTTATTGGTATTATCATCTTAAATCCCACCCTTGAGCTTGCTCCTTACAAGGGCTTCTATGTTAATAACATGTACCTGTTCCCCATGCTCTTTGTAATAGTAGCATGCGGTGCAATTTCAGGCTTCCATTCATTGGTTGGTTCCGGGACCACATCCAAGCAGTTAGAAAGTGAAAAGGACGCAAGACTTATAGGTTACGGCTCTATGATGATAGAGGGTGTTTTAGCACTTGTTGCCTTGATCACTGCTGCCTATATTATTGGACCCAGACTAACAGAGTTGCTGCAAGGCGGACCTATTAATGTTTTCGCTGATGGTATTGGTTACTTTTTAACATCCCTTGGCATAAGCCATGCGGTAGGTAAGCAATTTGGCGCTTTAGCATTATCGGCATTTGCTTTAACTACCCTGGATACTGCTACCCGTTTAGGACGCTTTATCTTCCAGGAGTTTTTTATGGAGGCTGGCAAAGAAGAATCTGTTATGACCAACCGTTTTGTGGCCACAGGCATCACAGTAGCCCTGGGTGGAACCCTGGCATTCTACGGCTGGAATATAATCTGGCCAATGTTCGGTTCGTCTAACCAGCTTTTAGCAGCCCTGGCACTTATTACAGTGGCTGTGTGGCTAAAAAAGTCTGGCAAAAACTATATAATGTTAGTAGTACCAACAATATTCATGTTTGCAGCAACCCTTACAGCCATTTTCTTCCTGGTACGCAGCAACTTTGCTTCAGGAAACTATATTCTGGTGGTATTGGGAATTGCCCTATTTGTACTGGCTCTAGTTCTAATTAAACATGCAGTTACATCTCTTTCAAGTAAACCTCCCACCGATGCAAATCTTAAAGCGTAA